One genomic window of uncultured Campylobacter sp. includes the following:
- a CDS encoding TonB-dependent receptor plug domain-containing protein has translation MIVGFWACKPCKSGAGRNYSASVKGEKSTQNRCGRGLARSLIVAACLCSLSIAQDSSENNATRSVSTKENPGAQSSAAAINSYKFPEIVVVGNIDSSLTSVGDSYGGTQKIGRTMIESMPSGNGDFVQLLRTNPNVQFSSTNRQSTTLGEISPANISINGAKYWQNNFMLDGANMNNDLDPARNPGGNPTRFSAFDTMNSVSQGMAIDSDFLRSVEVHDSGISAKYGGFTGGVVEAKTRDPRAGFHGKFSMQHTEDSWTRYHIYGDEQSFENSATPLNQPRFDKWITRLNLEGTVTEDLGLMFGYTNTRSKIPLKAYDRRYNADTTITERVQRRNIDNYFLKALWYASDRLTITPSVTYAPERNKMFNDHVKDSYADMKSGGLNLALKADYDGDFARFNQILSYSKLESSRDAENEYYRAWQYSNVKNWGSKILSASAIEGGFGDLDQTQKSFSYNADLEFNEFDLGGSKHRFITGFEFKKQEAKFNVRKEFMTAGGIAPLPAGVNACDPNDELCSIDDSFARRGRSGQFFTRKSYYKGNTKVDMKSLAVYLEDEIKIGDLTLRPGVRLNRDDYMKQTTAAPRFNSYYDIFGDGDSILSFGANRYYGRNLFTYKLREGREGLATTYTRPRNAYTQNWTQLPKDPSLTKFNELKVPYEDELVFGAKQKLGNFEFFGKYVSRKGRDQIIKSTRRDLGLAPNPNYQNNYQTFTNDGRSENKILTFGVKTIDDYEAFGTLNGFELGFEHIKMKTNNTLYDISLDRETLEDEKIVEYDGRLMRLSELPAQDYARPWTASLNIITKIPSYGISVNNFLSFKGSQEAIARTGRTPAGKYPARYDKYEKVNLGKSYSWDARIGYAKKMAGEVEFFTNLDIYNVLNKRNKARLSSDTSLDLVYEAGRQFWLEAGIRW, from the coding sequence ATGATTGTCGGTTTTTGGGCCTGTAAGCCATGTAAAAGCGGCGCAGGCCGCAATTATTCCGCTTCCGTAAAAGGCGAGAAATCCACTCAAAATCGCTGCGGGAGGGGGCTTGCACGCTCCTTGATAGTCGCGGCGTGCCTTTGCAGTCTAAGCATCGCGCAGGATTCGTCTGAAAATAACGCAACAAGGAGCGTTTCTACCAAAGAAAACCCAGGCGCGCAGAGCTCCGCTGCGGCGATAAATAGTTATAAATTCCCCGAAATAGTCGTCGTCGGCAATATCGACTCGAGCCTGACGAGCGTCGGCGACAGCTACGGCGGTACGCAAAAAATAGGCAGAACGATGATCGAGTCGATGCCTAGCGGCAACGGCGACTTCGTGCAGCTTTTGCGTACCAATCCAAATGTGCAATTCAGCTCCACAAACCGCCAGAGCACGACGCTAGGCGAGATCAGCCCCGCAAATATCAGTATCAACGGCGCGAAGTATTGGCAAAACAACTTTATGCTTGACGGCGCGAATATGAATAACGATCTTGATCCTGCTAGAAACCCCGGCGGCAATCCTACGCGCTTTTCGGCGTTTGATACGATGAATTCCGTCTCGCAAGGTATGGCGATCGATAGCGATTTTTTACGGAGCGTCGAGGTGCACGATAGCGGCATCTCCGCCAAATACGGCGGATTTACCGGCGGCGTAGTGGAGGCTAAGACGCGAGATCCGCGCGCGGGCTTTCACGGCAAGTTTTCGATGCAGCACACCGAGGATAGTTGGACTAGATACCATATCTACGGCGATGAACAGAGCTTTGAAAACTCCGCTACTCCGCTAAATCAGCCGAGATTCGATAAGTGGATCACTAGGTTAAATTTAGAGGGCACCGTTACCGAAGATCTGGGTTTGATGTTCGGCTACACAAATACTAGAAGTAAAATTCCGCTCAAGGCCTACGACAGAAGATACAACGCAGATACGACCATCACCGAGCGAGTTCAGAGGCGAAATATAGACAACTATTTCCTAAAAGCGCTTTGGTATGCAAGCGACCGCTTAACTATCACGCCTAGCGTAACCTACGCGCCCGAGCGAAACAAGATGTTTAACGACCACGTCAAGGATTCATACGCAGATATGAAATCGGGCGGTTTAAATTTAGCGCTTAAAGCCGACTACGATGGCGATTTTGCTAGATTTAATCAAATTTTATCCTACAGCAAGCTGGAGAGTTCGCGTGATGCCGAGAATGAATATTATAGGGCTTGGCAATACTCAAACGTAAAGAATTGGGGTAGTAAAATTTTATCCGCTTCGGCGATAGAGGGCGGCTTTGGGGATCTGGATCAAACTCAAAAGAGCTTTTCGTACAACGCGGATCTGGAGTTTAATGAATTTGATCTCGGCGGCAGTAAGCATAGATTTATCACAGGCTTTGAGTTTAAAAAGCAAGAGGCTAAATTTAATGTAAGAAAAGAGTTTATGACCGCTGGCGGAATAGCACCGCTACCTGCGGGTGTAAATGCTTGCGATCCGAATGACGAGCTCTGCTCGATAGACGATTCTTTTGCGAGGCGTGGTAGAAGCGGCCAGTTTTTTACGCGAAAAAGTTATTACAAGGGCAATACCAAGGTGGATATGAAAAGCTTGGCGGTTTATCTGGAAGATGAGATAAAAATAGGCGATCTTACCTTACGACCGGGCGTAAGATTAAATAGGGACGATTATATGAAGCAAACGACTGCGGCGCCGAGATTTAACAGCTACTACGATATTTTCGGCGACGGCGATTCTATTCTTAGCTTCGGTGCAAACCGCTACTACGGACGCAATCTCTTTACCTATAAATTAAGAGAGGGGCGAGAGGGTCTTGCCACTACCTACACGCGTCCACGCAATGCCTATACGCAAAACTGGACGCAACTGCCAAAAGACCCGTCTCTAACTAAATTTAACGAGCTAAAGGTGCCTTATGAGGATGAGCTGGTATTCGGGGCAAAGCAAAAGCTCGGGAATTTCGAGTTTTTCGGCAAATATGTAAGCCGCAAGGGCAGGGATCAGATCATCAAATCTACGCGAAGAGATCTAGGTCTAGCGCCGAATCCGAACTACCAAAACAACTATCAAACCTTTACTAATGACGGCAGAAGCGAAAATAAAATTTTAACCTTCGGCGTTAAAACGATCGATGATTATGAGGCCTTCGGTACGCTAAATGGCTTTGAGCTGGGCTTTGAGCACATCAAGATGAAAACGAACAACACCCTTTACGACATATCGCTTGATAGAGAAACGCTCGAAGATGAAAAGATCGTCGAATACGACGGCAGGCTGATGAGGCTATCGGAGCTTCCGGCGCAGGACTATGCTAGGCCTTGGACTGCAAGCCTAAATATCATCACTAAAATTCCAAGCTACGGCATCAGCGTAAATAACTTCCTCTCGTTTAAAGGCTCGCAAGAAGCGATCGCTCGCACCGGCAGGACGCCTGCGGGCAAGTATCCTGCCAGATACGACAAATACGAAAAGGTAAATCTCGGCAAAAGCTACAGCTGGGATGCGCGCATCGGATACGCTAAAAAGATGGCGGGCGAGGTGGAATTTTTTACGAATTTAGACATCTACAACGTCCTAAATAAGCGCAACAAAGCAAGACTTAGCAGCGACACCTCGCTCGATCTGGTCTATGAGGCGGGCAGGCAGTTTTGGCTGGAAGCGGGCATTCGGTGGTAG
- a CDS encoding insulinase family protein has protein sequence MRKILLFLLLCAGAFALEWGEAVLRGSLPNGLKYYILENSVPKNSAVFYLIVDAGSIDESPNERGLAHFIEHMSFNGSRDFSKNELIKKLQSLGVKFGADVNAQTGYDSTIYTLNIAVSEENLKDVFKIFASIADGVEFNPLELVKERGVIIEEARSRDTPIARLYERMDEELYGGSAYFNRAPIGDMAVVKSVSTQRIKELYQKIYQPRSMKFIAVGDFKRDKILKLLKQNFSPLKNTNSYTRPDMGIPSRQGLKIYNYDTNETSLNSVKISFWEEFAPPNSEANARKILKSELISSLISTIYERAKASEGALLRVNFSRSNLQFQKTIYNFDVAVLGGDFDGAISQALGLIKDLRDSGFDARDFALAKDALISSRHSAFERKKSANSAFFAREILHAVKSGAVLPSAAKQRDLEVKLLREISLEELNLEFKRLTDLGEVHVSVFSGSGYNLDETKFKKLQDDARAVNTHAAHKKLPGSLVSKNLPEGKILSKSFEPQFKFYTYLLENNATVILKPLKTRKDFISFAAVSRGGMSNLAHPGLGSFAAMLANESGAGEFNNYEISQILSGRQVNYRKNISAFSHGFYGSCGSRDLKWLLEAINLELSSPRTDEKALQNLKIKSLDELARNEKLPGYKFSREFSEFFYGGNARMRPLSAAQIKALNAEELKKIVYDKFSNAASYTFVLSGDFELKDAEALIKKYLASLPARGEREDFKDDGIRSLSGRHVFMRNYQNSPRSDVALTAINRSAPYSLENAIKISALASVLQEALRERIREDEGRTYGFSVASSLSRIPYEHSSLHISFSCAPQNTDQILSAIREIFAEIAGGGSDVARHLENFKKSQIITARTARESPEFWNDALVKYALWNEEIADFKTFEKIINSISPKDIAETAQTYIFDTDETVRINAPKF, from the coding sequence ATGCGAAAAATTTTACTATTTTTACTGCTTTGTGCGGGGGCTTTTGCGCTTGAGTGGGGCGAAGCCGTCCTGCGAGGATCGCTGCCAAACGGCCTTAAATACTATATTTTAGAAAATTCCGTGCCTAAAAATTCCGCCGTTTTTTATCTGATCGTGGATGCGGGCTCGATCGATGAGAGCCCTAATGAGCGCGGGCTTGCGCATTTCATAGAGCATATGTCCTTTAACGGAAGTCGCGATTTTAGCAAAAATGAGCTCATCAAAAAATTGCAGAGCCTGGGCGTGAAATTCGGCGCCGATGTAAATGCGCAGACGGGCTATGACAGCACGATTTACACGCTTAACATCGCGGTTAGCGAAGAAAATTTAAAGGACGTTTTTAAAATTTTTGCTTCAATTGCGGACGGAGTGGAGTTTAATCCGCTCGAACTCGTAAAAGAAAGAGGCGTCATAATCGAGGAGGCGCGCAGCCGTGATACGCCGATCGCAAGGCTTTACGAGCGGATGGATGAGGAGCTTTACGGCGGCAGCGCGTATTTTAATCGTGCGCCGATCGGCGATATGGCGGTCGTAAAATCCGTAAGCACGCAGCGAATCAAGGAGCTTTATCAAAAAATTTATCAGCCCAGGTCTATGAAATTTATAGCCGTGGGTGATTTCAAAAGGGATAAAATTTTAAAATTGCTAAAGCAAAATTTTTCGCCTCTTAAAAATACAAACTCCTACACCCGCCCGGATATGGGTATTCCGTCTAGGCAGGGTTTGAAAATTTACAATTACGACACGAATGAAACATCGCTAAATTCCGTCAAAATTTCGTTTTGGGAGGAATTTGCGCCCCCAAATAGCGAGGCGAATGCGAGAAAAATTTTAAAAAGCGAGCTTATTTCAAGCCTCATCTCTACGATTTATGAGCGAGCGAAGGCTAGCGAAGGCGCGCTGCTGCGAGTTAATTTTTCCAGATCGAATTTGCAGTTTCAAAAAACGATCTATAACTTTGACGTCGCCGTTTTGGGCGGAGACTTTGACGGCGCGATCTCGCAGGCGCTCGGGCTAATCAAAGACTTGCGAGATAGCGGCTTTGATGCGCGCGATTTCGCCCTCGCAAAGGATGCTTTGATCAGTTCGCGGCACAGCGCCTTTGAGCGCAAAAAAAGCGCAAATTCCGCGTTTTTTGCAAGAGAGATTCTTCATGCCGTAAAATCGGGAGCCGTCCTGCCTAGCGCCGCAAAACAGAGGGATTTGGAGGTAAAACTGCTGCGCGAGATCAGCCTAGAGGAGCTAAATTTAGAATTTAAGCGCTTAACGGATCTGGGTGAGGTGCATGTAAGCGTATTTAGCGGCTCTGGATATAATCTGGATGAGACTAAATTTAAGAAGTTGCAGGATGACGCCAGGGCGGTAAATACGCATGCCGCGCATAAAAAGCTGCCGGGTAGCTTGGTTTCTAAAAACCTACCTGAGGGCAAAATTTTAAGCAAGAGCTTTGAGCCGCAATTTAAATTTTATACCTACCTGCTTGAAAATAACGCGACCGTGATCTTAAAGCCGCTTAAGACGCGCAAGGATTTCATCTCGTTTGCCGCGGTAAGCAGAGGCGGAATGTCCAATCTGGCGCATCCAGGGCTCGGCAGTTTTGCCGCGATGCTTGCGAACGAAAGCGGCGCGGGCGAGTTTAACAATTATGAAATTTCGCAAATTTTAAGCGGGCGGCAGGTAAATTACCGCAAAAACATCTCCGCATTCTCTCACGGATTTTACGGAAGCTGCGGCTCGCGGGATCTAAAATGGCTGCTGGAAGCGATAAACTTAGAGCTTAGCTCTCCGCGCACGGACGAGAAAGCGCTGCAAAATTTAAAGATCAAATCGCTCGACGAGCTTGCGCGAAACGAGAAATTGCCCGGATATAAATTTAGCAGGGAATTTAGCGAGTTTTTTTACGGCGGCAATGCGCGAATGCGCCCTCTAAGCGCCGCGCAGATCAAAGCTCTTAACGCGGAAGAGTTAAAAAAGATCGTCTATGATAAATTTAGCAACGCCGCTTCCTACACTTTCGTGCTTAGCGGCGATTTTGAGTTAAAAGACGCCGAAGCCCTCATAAAAAAATATCTGGCGAGCCTGCCCGCTCGCGGCGAACGCGAGGATTTTAAAGACGACGGTATCCGCAGCTTAAGCGGGCGGCACGTTTTTATGCGCAACTATCAAAACTCCCCTAGAAGCGACGTTGCGCTTACCGCGATAAACAGATCCGCTCCATACTCGCTTGAAAATGCAATTAAAATTTCAGCCCTAGCTTCGGTGCTTCAGGAAGCACTTAGGGAGCGTATCAGAGAGGACGAGGGGCGTACTTACGGCTTTTCGGTCGCTTCGAGCCTAAGCCGTATCCCGTACGAGCACTCGAGCCTTCATATTTCGTTTTCCTGCGCGCCGCAAAATACGGATCAAATTTTATCCGCAATCAGAGAAATTTTTGCAGAGATCGCAGGCGGCGGATCGGACGTAGCGCGGCATCTTGAAAATTTTAAAAAATCTCAGATCATCACGGCTCGCACCGCTCGCGAAAGCCCGGAGTTTTGGAACGACGCGCTCGTAAAATACGCGCTTTGGAATGAGGAGATCGCCGATTTTAAGACCTTTGAAAAGATCATAAATTCCATCTCGCCGAAGGATATCGCGGAGACGGCGCAGACATATATTTTTGACACCGATGAGACGGTGAGGATAAATGCGCCGAAATTTTAA
- the imm40 gene encoding Imm40 family immunity protein: MSFIDEDYVNIVPQDLLERGIRLREEYGIYGIAWRFDDVMEVLKIARDRDILIVGGDVYHLSDNKPIITYDGWSIKAEDDDAFELAIEYITNYRARNGDDFAYCPVISPGRVSK, encoded by the coding sequence ATGTCATTTATAGATGAAGATTACGTAAATATCGTGCCGCAGGATCTGCTGGAGCGCGGTATACGCTTAAGGGAGGAGTACGGAATTTATGGAATCGCTTGGAGATTCGACGATGTAATGGAGGTGCTAAAAATCGCAAGAGATAGAGATATTCTTATCGTCGGAGGGGATGTATATCACCTAAGCGACAATAAGCCCATAATCACATACGACGGCTGGAGCATTAAAGCGGAAGATGACGATGCATTCGAATTGGCGATCGAATATATCACTAATTATCGCGCCAGAAACGGAGATGACTTTGCATACTGCCCGGTCATTAGCCCCGGGCGGGTGTCCAAATGA